The following are encoded together in the Candidatus Cloacimonadota bacterium genome:
- a CDS encoding KH domain-containing protein, whose protein sequence is MKELIEYIVKALVDDPGTVDIKEVAGDKITIFELRTAKSDIGKVIGKHGRTAGAIRTILNAVSARKGKRAVLEIVE, encoded by the coding sequence ATGAAGGAATTAATTGAATACATTGTTAAAGCTTTAGTTGATGATCCAGGTACAGTTGATATTAAAGAAGTTGCCGGAGATAAAATTACGATCTTTGAATTACGAACTGCCAAAAGCGATATTGGAAAAGTTATCGGAAAACATGGTCGTACTGCAGGAGCGATAAGAACTATTCTTAATGCCGTATCAGCGAGAAAGGGTAAAAGAGCGGTTCTGGAAATCGTCGAATAA